The following nucleotide sequence is from Trifolium pratense cultivar HEN17-A07 linkage group LG2, ARS_RC_1.1, whole genome shotgun sequence.
TTTAGACATGTAATAAGGATGTACATATACATTATACTTTCtgattattataattttactaACAACTTAATGAGAGAAAACAATACAATTAAGCAACATCATGATAATATatagttaatttattttcttagaataataaaatacaatcaATAAGGTCGTTGTCCATCAACATTACCGGGTGGTGAATAACTACAAATAACAAAAACCCAACCATTCTTACATTTAGATTTAGCACAACCAAGATGAACCGTATCACGCCAAACAATTTGAGTATAATGCAAACACTCATCATTGACACAAGAGTTTGAATGATAATCATAATTAGGCTTTTCAGTTAACCAAAATTTCACTGCATCCGTACCATTCATTTCACCATAACCCTCAGCAAGGTTTTCACCATATTGACCCATTGAGTGTTCAAGTTCACAATCTTTGATTCTTTTGTTGGCATAATCTTGAGCATAGGTTTCAAGGGTATTGTCCCATTGGAGTGGACCAACATGAACATCTTTTCTAGCTTGATTATGTACATCAAGGTAATCTTGAGGGGAGTTTTGTGCTAAAGAAATATTTATGCAACATAGGGTTGAgcaaatgaagaaaacaatggaTAAGATTATATGATTTTGAGAACTCATTATTTTAGTTGTTGTTCTTGATTGTTAAAATTTGGTGAGTGAAGGAATGTATATTTGAGGGGGTACTTATAGCAAAAGAGATGTGTGTGGAGCACATAAAGCCGTAGAAAGCAAAGAATTTAAAATATCTAAATTTTCTAATAAACCAATTTTAGCTCTATTGGCTATTGGATTAtttggaaaaaatatatataaagagagaagtattattaataaaaatgtatatattaagtaaaaaaataatatataatggtaaatataattatttgatatatatctTCCCTTaacattcatttcatttttttttgtcttttttgaTAGCATCTTGATTCATTTCAATATTAGTTCCCAACTTTACCTTATATATGTTATCTTATCTGATCTTACATGTGTATCATTCTACCATTCATTTGAAACACAcaacattaaaaatattagaagtttttttgtcaaacatatattatttttttaaaaaataaaatgatttaaatgattataaatatatttagtaataattttaataatagtgGTTGAAAGTAATAATTGTCAGAAGTGGCAGCAGACGACTATTAGAATGGTGGTCATTAGTGATCGGATGTTGTTGGAGTAGTGTTAAACGTTGATCGGTACTGCCAGAAGTGGTAGTCGAAGCCTCAAAGATGATAAAATAGGTGATCGACGGTCACCAATAGTGACATGTTAccgttaaaataaaaataataatataaacctatttttatattttcatatttatgtgaaaattattttgacttgttcaaaaaaaatatttatatgaaaattaattttcaaatctaAGTAAGAAATTAATTCAACTCTATTTTACTTAAACATTTTTGAAACTCCAACGTCTCTCTCTTTTTTACTAGAGCttcttaattttttgaattatatACATTCTTATAGAAATAATATTTGAGACACTATCGGCAAATAACTTCATTCTTAGTAAATTGCTtcagaaaaatatatattttagtaaataaaattaaatgactTGTTGTCTTAGTTAATTTTATGTGCAAAATAATTGTCCCTAGAATTCAATAAATTCAAGCAGgttcttttttgttttctttttgcatAATCTGTAAATTTTACTAATAAGTGATTTATTCAGTCGACGTCTAGTAATAGTAAACCCATGTGACTGTCTACATTCTTATAAATTAGTACTCTAGTAAGCATGACTTCATTTATTTGATAATACGTATACGCTTGAGATTAATCTAGCAAAAGagtccaataaaaaaaacagaCATATGAATCTAGAAATTGTGTGTAGAAGAACCTAACATTTCACATGTTTTTTCAATTACTTCTAGCCACAAATTTCGGAAGCTTTTTTTAAAAGCAGCAAAATTAGGGGTGACAAAATTGGGAAACCacaattttttcttcaccaACTTGATTAAAGTGGGGTGAAACGGTctttaactcaattgatagaAATATCACACTATCATGTGTATCGAAGCCAAGATTCGAATCTCGGATACCCCAGTTATGTGAAATTTCTGTTGAAGCTTTGCTTTCAGGTTTGTTTGTTATGAACAAGATTATTCCTTAGTCTATGAAAAATGTGGTGCCTACTAACGTCATAAGGACATGTGAACTTTCTTGTACATGTAccttttaattttgtaattaaatttGACATATGAAGTACCATTTCATCCACAATTTGCGTTCAAACGATATTAACGGAAATctttaatgatataaaaatgaaatggCTTAGTCAAACAAAAATGGCCTAAATGTTTATTGATATGAGTTTAATGGAGATgtaccgacggtgtaaaatagttttacacgattaTCTAATAATCAACTAtaattttgtcatgtcatatcaagaaagtgaggCGACATTGGTCAAGTGGTGTTgacttgggtccttggagtatgctcctctcaaagTCTCAAGTTCGATTTTTCCTGGTGTCAATTTCGGTGGACTAAGTCCATATACTTGaggaaatattttgaaaattaatctATAAAAGTGAGGCTATGGTATGATTTAATTGTATACATGAGCAAAATAGTGTTTAACACCATCAATGTATGCACCACTTATATAATAGTATGGAATTAATTGGTATATACCGAtgctgtaatttttttttacacatatattcaattaaattataCCATAAATAACACCACTTTTATTAGTTAATTCCTAAAGTATCTCAACCAAAATTTACATGGGGTGATTTGATTCCATGCACGTGTAAAGAAAATTTACACcgtatatatgtatatatataaagaaattaAATCCATATACAGTAATATTTATACCATCCAAAAATGTCCATAACCATAaagtttactttaaaaaaaaggcTATCAACCCAAGAGAGCTTcttttcaacataaaaaaaaaagaagcttttTGTGCCCcttaaaaataccaaaataccCCTTCCGCTCTACTTAACTAGTTTAAGTCCACTATACATGACGTTACTTAAGCAACAAAcgcataaaattttgaaaatttcatgttgaaaatttcatgtttgaggtgtttttatcaaatttctcattttaataACATATGTTACCTAAGtagcataaaaaataaaaatgaaaacgaGAAGGACGCACGAGAAACACAGGAACACCGGAAGAAATTCTCTCAACccaaagttggtcaacaaaaaaaaaactatcaaccCAAATTGTGAAAAAATTAGTCGTTTGGAAATTAACATCCGAACATTTGATCATCACCTTGTTTACATTAAAATGAatacaaataactttttatttgtATCATTCTCAAAGAAGATGCACCATAACATCTCTTGCATGAATTCgataccaaaaacaaaaagacaaGGGCTCAAAGTTAATAGTTGGCGCAAACTTGTAGTTTTAGGCAAATCTTTCACACCACTAGTTGCAAATAAAATGAGTTTATTGTTACAAAGATAAAATATTACAAGACATGATAAAATTATACTATGAGATCATTATCAAATATCAATGGTTAGAACAATCATATTATTCATGACAACATATTATGACATCAATTGATCTATATACTTGAACTCACCTAATATTGTTCTACATTTAGAAGCAACAGAACAGAAGCTTTATAATAATATGAGGTGCctcaaataaatttaaaatgaattgtATAAGTCATACATAATGTGAAAATAGTAATTTCCTAAACtaataaatattatagaaaCATAGAGCTGCTatgaaaacatgaaaaaaaCTATCAACACAAAATAGTTTACAAAGGTAGTGTAAATAAAGTACATAATTTAACCTAATATCTTGTCAAGTTCGGATCAAACAAGACtatattttcaatataatgTATGGAACTTTTACCCTTCGGGTGCTCAAGGTGTGAGCGTCATCAGTATGGTTTCTTACCATAAAGTCAAGTTTAAAACAAGACAGTAAAAATTTCAAGAGTATGATTTAAGGTGGAAAACTTGGCAAGCTGGTGCGTACGCCTTCTTGGTTGAAGCCTGTTCAAACTTCTTTCCAGCAGTTTCATTTTCTTCTAAACTTGTTTGAACGAAAAACCTTATCCACCAAGACGAGCTCCGCAATTTGGCCTTCATAAAAGGCAACATTAGATCCCAAAGGGAGTAACATGGAACAACACTAGTTAGTTAATGACTTATCTTCCCATTATTTTCAGGAAAAATACTCACTATGCTTAGCTGAGAAGTACTACCAACATACTCTCTAACACTCTGTTTCGAACACTTATTGAATGATTGGGTAGAATCCATTATGGTCCCTACTCTTTagtgggaatcatgtgaatttaCTCAATTATAGATAGAGTGTTAGAGAGTacgttgctagcactcctctattTTTAAAAGTGCCTTTACTAACCAATATCTTATTTTCCAAGTTTAAGTTGAAATCATTATTAGTAGCCTACATGCCGTGTTGTCAAATAGACatcaaactaaataaataatagtcACTTACTGGACGACCAAATTTGGCCACTTCTCCACCTCTAGCTCTTTGTTGACCAGGATAACCTATGCATGATAATGAGAAATCAGGACAAAGAAAGCACAAGTGAACTCAAACTTGGTTTTCTATCACATTCAACATGATTTGCATAAAACagaaataaaaactaaaatagcaTGATCAGTAACAGAATGTTAAGATCACGAGTTTATTAGTATTTGCTGGCATTGCCTAGGTGAATATCGCCCTAGTCATCCAAATAAATATTACCAAAAACAAATACAGGTCCAGATTAAGTTCCAGTACACAAAAGCATAAAGTAGAAGATCAGAAGATTCACGAGGGAAGGTACCTGAAAAGATAACAACACCGTCAGCAGATACCCTCACCAACTCAGGCAGGGTTTTATTCAGGTATTTTGGAGATAAGTAATCCAATGCATCCGACACAATGACAAGAGGAAATGACTTTGCGCGGTAAGGTAGAGAAAACTTCAAGTCAGCCACACGCACAATGCCCTTGCGTACAAGACTTTTGCACTTTGCACTGACATCATCTAATTCGTACGGTTCTATTCCCCAAGCCTCAGTATCATCTTCTTCATACAAACTAGATACCACAGAACAAGAGTCAGGGCCAACATGCAAAACCTTACGCATGCTGTCGCCATATGCTTTCTTCAAAATGGGCAATGCTTGTAGTACTTCTGATGTACATGATGAACCACCTGCAAACACACACTCGAGCTGTTTTAATTGCAACAAAATTTTCAATATTCACAATTTGAAATAACAGTTCTACAATAAATGCCAACTAGCTTCTACCGACTAATCATACAAACAAGAGATTAATAATTACAGGTTATGATACAGTAACATCAAAGTCCGAATAAGTAGTATGTACACAATACACCACCTATATAGTGAAAACTATGTCCATTGTCGAGACAACAAATAACCTCATTTTGTGCATGTTGGTTGAATCAATGAAGTAAAATATTAAAGGAGACGTCGAAAACGTTACCAAAAAAGTAAGAGAAAATAAGACACTAATACAATCCAGTACCACAGTTACCTCCCAAGCTTTCTTATGTGGGAAATATTTTGAAAGCATAAGATTTTCAAATAACAAATTGATAGATTTTTGTACCTTCAAGTTTACTCAGATCCTTAAAATCATTGCTAGCTCCACCTGCCACGTAACCAAACAAATCAAAGTCAACATCAGCATCATTAGAATTTTAAAAGCAATATGAGCTAGGTTCTATGATGAGGCTGGTGCAAGATCTATGGATCTACATGATGATgcaaataaattttcatttgtaTTCCTCTATTATTTAACTACATTGACTGTATTTGTTTTGAGTACTCATGCTCCTAAGTCGTCATAAACAAAAGACTGGATCGTAGATTATTAAACCCGAGGAAGTTGCAAAATATTCAGGACTAAGAAACAGTCAAAAGTTTAATGTTTGGCATATGAAAGAGAGTGCCAAATTCAAAATCGTTGTTTTATTCTTTggtaaaaatccattttttttgcaaaactTCCAGACTTTAAGGTTAACAGATTGATTACAAACCTGAATTGCTGTAACAATAACCAATCAGAAGAATCGCACCCTGAAAATTTAGCAAAAAAACAGTTCATTAATTGTGCCGATGGGTTGATACTTAATAGAAATTAGGGAAGAATATATCGGACAAAATAAACTGAAAAGACTATAATATACCAGAATAACAAGCCCGATAGATAACAGGGGAGAATTCTGAGATTTAGACTGGATAGAGGCCACAAATGGTAAACTTCCACCATCACCTATCCGACGGGAAGGATTCACTGGCCTCCTTGACATGATAACAGCAATGAGACTTCAGACctagcacatgttttagcaacaaattcaattttagcatttcaaaaaataatatagtttctccttttatatttcatcaAGTGTTTTCCACTCATTACTTTGACTTGTGTCAAAGTAAATATCTACTATGCCTAAGTAGCTTTATTATAGATAAATTTCTCTTAAACACAATGTCACTAACTCAAAGGACTCACAGCTCATAGCACAATCAGTTATTAACTCAAGAGACTATATACTTCGAACCAGAATCCCGTGTCATCTCTACGAACAACTACTGGCCCGGACCCAGATTCCCTATGCTTAAAAAATCACACATTTACACGCAATTACTTGATCTTGGCCATTGATTCGAGATCATTTAGGTTACATTATATCTTCACTAAATAATCTTCACCGTTGATTTGAGATTGGACAACCAAGATCAATAAATTGCGCGAAATCCAGATCCCTCCATGGTTTCCAATTAAATCCAGAGCAATACAAAGTGAAACAAAGTACTAACTACTAACACACAGGAAAATAATTCACAAACAATAGCATCAAGTTCCATATATCAAAATAGagaattttaagtttttctcaTCAAACACATTACCTAGCAAGTTGTTGAAGCTATTTTAAGATATCTTAGCACAATACAATTACATTACGACAAACCCATtacttatttattaaaaataaaaataaaaaaagctaCCAAATCGATCACAAGAAACTAACCCCAGAAAGAGGTTTTAGTTGAAGGAAGTAAATATGCATAAATGATAAAGATTTGAAATGAAAAACGTAATCTTGAATGCATAGAATAGAATGCAAGAAGATGAAGAGGAGAAACAAAATGGTTACCTTAATAGATGAGTTCAGATCTGATCTTACAGTGAATGAGCGGTGAGTGTGAGTGACAGAGAAAGACTCAAGCCGCGTAATTAAAGTGGAGATAGATTCAAGCACAGATCTTTTTTGCTTTATTATATGCTTATGCTATGCACactgtcacacacacacactctcaaacaaacaaaattagaTTTCTATGCAATATCGTAGCATGTTGGGTTGGTTGGACTTCAACCCGAAAGAGGTTCACACGCACCGACGCCACATGTTTAGATTAAAAAGTCCCCCGATTAAAAAGTCCCCCGAGGTTAACTCGGCTGGTATGAACATTGCACTATATGTTTTTAGTCCGAGTTCTAGAATACTCTacttattattcattttaaggtATATTTTGTTGGAACATTGTTGAACAAGTTAGCAAATATAGCCATTTTTCACGTTAAAAACTGCaactctcttctctctctcaatatTCTTATTTCTAAATTTATTCTCTTGTTGTTTCAGAGAAAGTGGTTTACCACTtcgaattgatattcgtatatcaatctAGACTGGTTCGTAGTAACCATCGGAGGTGTTTTTCTGACCGttttctacagtgcagtagttaaCGGTATTTCGCTTGAattggctgttttatcctggggacttcacggttgatagtctaccttgcacaacttgggtagtgccgtgaaacgtcttaaagagagcgtatcgaACCGCGACTTGGCCGATAAATTCACAGTTGCTATTATTTTCAAACCGAATTTTAAAActgaaaaataacatattttctagccattaggcagactacttaacaaaaaaaattgcttaCAAATAGTgatagtaaaatttaatttatttgtccTGAGAAAGTTACACGCTGTTTTAGATCTCATCTGTCCATTTCGGATCGATCGGTTCATATTACATCTATATAAAATCAATACAAATTAATCTGAACCATTCAGATTAGATCGGACAATCCTAATTTAACACAGCGTGAAACtgcattaaaaaattaatgcagGAAATTTCACCACTAGACCTCTCAAGTTTTGCATTAACTATACACCAAAAGTTACTACCAactctagatacatcaattcttACAGGAATAtatggatttggatcctcttaAACCCTTTTATCTTAGCCATtcacttttgtttttctctctcttctacACTATTCTTTTTTGTTAATCAACAAccattaaatttagaaaaatagaGAGTGCTGGAAACAAAGTGCACGTTTCAGGATTCACGCCTATATGGCTATATTTGCTCTTAATTTAGTCTAAAGGGATTGAGGATGAGTTCAAAGACGTCAATTAGCTCTCATCATAAACACTAAATTAACATATTTAACCTACCGAAATGTTAAAGGTTAAAGGGTAGATTATGAGTTGAATTGTGGTGTTTTGTTAAAGGGTAAATTGGATGCAAATTTTAGCTTGAGTAAACGGTGGATGAATATGATGGTTCGATGGGAAGAAGACCATTTGGATTTTACATATTGGGGAAGAAAATTAATACTTATGGGaaacaaaaagttagaaaaataaaaaaaatgttactaatGAACAAAATCAACAACTAGTAGCCAAAAAATTGGGAATGACATGGACCAATCAATCCCTCTCAACCCCAAGTACACAATTTTTTGATCTAATTTCTTCAATATGTGAATAtactataattcaatatatgAATGTGAGTTCTAATTCTCATTACACCCATCTCAAAGTTGATAACACCCTACCACAACTTCCCTTATATTGCTATGCAAATGAGAAGCTAGTAAGAATGTTATATCCACTAAACAATAACAAAGTGCAAAGTGAAAATAATGTAATCAATTGATACATACATTCAAAAATCAATATGCAAAggtagaaaaattaaatttatagttCATTGTTCAAGACTCCAAACTAAATAATAAGATGGAAACGTTACATTGAAACTAAATCTTATTCAAGAGGTACATGATTGTAAATAACTGGAATTACAAATAGTTCACTTTTCCTTTTCACCGTAGCGCCAAAGGATTCAGTCATATCGAAACTTTCATGACTAGTTCCATTGGGAAGTTTCCAATCAAAATAGTACAACATTTGTGCGAGAGGAAGTTCTATATTAGGTTCAGCAAACAAGATACCTGGACACATTCTCCTTCCGGCACCAAAAGGTAAGAACTCAAAATCGGACCCTTTGTAATCAATTGAACAATCCATGAACCTCTCTGGATAAAACTTTTCTCCGTCAATCCAATACTTTTGGTCTCTTCCAATTGCCCATGCATTCAGAAACACTTGTGCTCCGGCTGGTATTGTGTATCCACTAATCTCACATGTTTCGATACACTCTCTCGGAAGTAGTAGAGGACCAGGAGGGTGAAATCTTAAGGTTTCTTTAATCACTGCTTTTAGATATTTCAATTCTTTAAGGGTCATTTCATCAATATATCCTCTGGTTTTAAAAACTTGTCTAACTTCTTCTTGAGCTTTTTTTAGTACTCTTGAATTTTTCATCATTTCTGAAAAAGCCCATTCCATAGTTGTAGATGATGTATCAGTTCCAGTAA
It contains:
- the LOC123908583 gene encoding probable pectin methylesterase CGR3: MSRRPVNPSRRIGDGGSLPFVASIQSKSQNSPLLSIGLVILGAILLIGYCYSNSGGASNDFKDLSKLEGGSSCTSEVLQALPILKKAYGDSMRKVLHVGPDSCSVVSSLYEEDDTEAWGIEPYELDDVSAKCKSLVRKGIVRVADLKFSLPYRAKSFPLVIVSDALDYLSPKYLNKTLPELVRVSADGVVIFSGYPGQQRARGGEVAKFGRPAKLRSSSWWIRFFVQTSLEENETAGKKFEQASTKKAYAPACQVFHLKSYS
- the LOC123908850 gene encoding basic form of pathogenesis-related protein 1-like, with product MSSQNHIILSIVFFICSTLCCINISLAQNSPQDYLDVHNQARKDVHVGPLQWDNTLETYAQDYANKRIKDCELEHSMGQYGENLAEGYGEMNGTDAVKFWLTEKPNYDYHSNSCVNDECLHYTQIVWRDTVHLGCAKSKCKNGWVFVICSYSPPGNVDGQRPY